A genomic segment from Actinomycetota bacterium encodes:
- a CDS encoding nucleotide exchange factor GrpE, whose translation MKGDRRDDENVRRDGEPGPGKEAFSGTPHEEKAQEAVRETAQEVAQGDDPRAARRRELHRLNKKELEERMLELEERLERAEAKAREYLDDAQRQRAELENYRKRMIREQTRVVEQANRSLIAKLLPVIDNLEKALASCGEREDGLARGVRMVYDQLMDILRKEGLEEIDPHGHPFDPEFCEAVMTVVSDDHEDETVVEVHQKGYRYKGNLLRPARATVSKCDRGEAGQ comes from the coding sequence ATGAAGGGCGATCGTCGTGACGACGAGAACGTGCGGCGGGACGGGGAACCCGGACCCGGTAAGGAGGCTTTCTCCGGCACGCCGCACGAGGAGAAGGCGCAGGAGGCGGTGCGGGAGACGGCTCAGGAAGTTGCGCAGGGAGACGATCCCCGCGCGGCGAGGCGCCGCGAGCTCCATCGCCTCAATAAGAAGGAGCTGGAAGAGAGGATGTTGGAACTGGAGGAGAGGCTGGAAAGGGCCGAGGCGAAGGCCAGGGAATACCTGGATGACGCCCAGCGGCAGAGGGCGGAGCTCGAGAATTACCGCAAGAGGATGATACGGGAGCAGACGCGAGTGGTGGAACAGGCCAACCGCTCTCTCATCGCCAAGCTGCTTCCCGTTATAGATAACCTGGAGAAGGCGCTCGCGTCCTGCGGGGAGAGGGAGGACGGGCTGGCACGCGGCGTACGCATGGTCTACGACCAGCTTATGGACATCCTGAGGAAGGAGGGCCTCGAGGAGATCGACCCGCACGGGCACCCCTTCGACCCGGAGTTCTGCGAGGCGGTGATGACCGTGGTCAGCGACGACCACGAGGACGAGACGGTGGTCGAGGTGCACCAGAAGGGTTACCGCTACAAGGGCAATCTCCTGCGCCCCGCCAGGGCCACGGTGAGCAAGTGTGACCGGGGAGAGGCGGGGCAATGA
- the dnaJ gene encoding molecular chaperone DnaJ, whose product MDGVKDYYKILGVDKKASDKEIRDAYRRLARKYHPDANPGDKSSEEKFKEINEAYEVLSNPEKRKQYDAGGMFAGTGGAGFGPFDFSSFGARPGARTYTYTGNLEDLGDLGDLFNLFGGMGTAGARRREARRGRDLTTDVTISFEDAINGVTIPLTVSGRTVCPTCRGSGARPGTLPKTCPTCNGRGNISQNQGLFAFSRPCPECGGRGTVIENPCPACGGTGTVDRPRSIKVKIPAGINDGGRVRFPGKGEAAPLGGTPGDLYVKVHVKPHKYFKRKDGDILLDLPLTFPEAALGTTVEVPTLDGKVKLKIPAGTSDGRRFRLRGKGAPRPRGRGKGDMIVTARVQVPRKLGAKEKELIRKLQEMERENPRAFLEG is encoded by the coding sequence ATGGACGGCGTAAAGGATTATTACAAGATACTGGGAGTAGATAAAAAGGCGTCCGACAAGGAGATAAGGGACGCCTACCGCCGCCTTGCGCGCAAGTACCACCCGGACGCGAACCCCGGGGACAAGAGCTCGGAGGAGAAGTTCAAGGAGATAAACGAGGCCTACGAGGTGCTCTCCAACCCCGAGAAGCGCAAGCAGTACGACGCGGGCGGCATGTTCGCGGGTACGGGAGGCGCCGGGTTCGGCCCCTTCGATTTCTCCTCCTTCGGCGCGCGCCCGGGAGCCCGCACCTACACGTACACGGGGAACCTTGAGGACCTGGGTGACCTCGGAGACCTCTTCAATCTCTTCGGAGGCATGGGCACGGCGGGCGCCCGGCGACGCGAGGCGCGACGCGGCAGGGACCTGACCACGGACGTGACCATCTCCTTCGAGGACGCCATAAACGGCGTCACCATCCCCCTCACGGTGAGCGGACGTACCGTCTGCCCCACCTGCCGGGGGAGCGGGGCCAGGCCGGGGACGCTGCCCAAGACCTGCCCCACGTGTAACGGAAGGGGAAACATCTCCCAGAACCAGGGGCTTTTCGCGTTTTCCCGCCCCTGCCCGGAGTGCGGGGGCAGGGGAACGGTTATCGAGAACCCCTGCCCCGCCTGTGGCGGGACGGGCACGGTGGACAGGCCCCGCAGCATCAAGGTGAAGATACCTGCGGGGATCAATGACGGGGGCAGGGTCCGTTTCCCCGGCAAGGGGGAGGCGGCCCCCCTTGGCGGCACCCCCGGCGATCTTTACGTGAAGGTGCACGTGAAGCCGCACAAGTACTTCAAGAGGAAGGACGGGGACATCCTCCTGGACCTCCCGCTGACCTTCCCGGAGGCGGCGCTGGGGACCACGGTGGAGGTCCCCACCCTCGACGGAAAGGTCAAGCTGAAGATACCCGCGGGGACCTCCGACGGCCGCAGGTTCCGCCTGCGGGGAAAGGGCGCCCCCCGGCCCCGGGGCAGGGGCAAGGGTGACATGATCGTCACCGCGCGGGTCCAGGTGCCCAGGAAGCTGGGGGCCAAGGAGAAGGAGCTCATCAGGAAGCTCCAGGAGATGGAGAGGGAGAACCCCCGCGCTTTCCTGGAAGGGTAG
- a CDS encoding MerR family transcriptional regulator — translation MDKKRASEEPLYVISVAARLADVHPQTLRIYERKGLLTPARVRNRRRYSEADIERCRLIQELTQEMGVNLAGVKMILDMRRSMEGMRLRMKSLEEELEAMRKEMEERVRQVRESLRNDIVPVSRGELMHPRYSDPFRGIRAARRAE, via the coding sequence ATGGACAAGAAACGAGCGAGCGAGGAACCACTCTACGTGATAAGCGTGGCGGCGCGCCTGGCGGACGTGCACCCCCAGACCCTGCGCATCTACGAGCGCAAGGGGCTGCTCACGCCGGCACGGGTCCGCAACCGCAGGCGCTACTCGGAGGCTGACATCGAGCGGTGCAGGCTCATCCAGGAGCTCACGCAGGAGATGGGCGTCAACCTGGCCGGGGTGAAGATGATCCTCGACATGCGCAGGAGCATGGAGGGGATGCGGCTGCGCATGAAGTCCCTGGAGGAAGAGCTGGAAGCCATGAGGAAGGAGATGGAGGAGCGGGTGCGCCAGGTGCGGGAGAGCCTGCGCAACGATATCGTGCCCGTCTCCCGCGGGGAGCTCATGCACCCCCGCTACAGCGATCCCTTCCGGGGGATACGGGCGGCGCGCCGCGCGGAGTGA